Proteins encoded together in one Primulina huaijiensis isolate GDHJ02 unplaced genomic scaffold, ASM1229523v2 scaffold43369, whole genome shotgun sequence window:
- the LOC140970178 gene encoding uncharacterized protein isoform X5, translating into MPIASSGCNSEWKNKGKHSFKMVACESELPDGIPPGWIIEMRTSKSGNKIRNDRYYIDPNSGYILSSKKDVMRYLENGDISNCATRPKKMESDKLQLIKNEIQSLSQNNKLSEHIETEQLLAPGESDSGGESSSTKSPEAPDSKISELKEDNSARTLENNESCENSNEDAEMKIGTEPTEENESRENSGKDAEMKVDIEPSEDVKSTDQALAKTDSETHQKLPLSGIEKQEDESGIEKQEDETPVSSRKSKKRKGLILPSRVSKRLAGCKPEIQFDMIPSKRPLRVAAKRSPSSEVKTLPSSSLETVADIPLSSCVPSSKEVTTLPIVANETPREIEPLKNVEKPLIEKEAIWVEKQAYDNIRSQESQLCFGFGNSWPDPCLEFAFKTLTEEIPYEETLAFSGCFRDLSGIPYNQSNEFSKPSDSDVLGVFQSEIPPHLEPLKHKGALDLSPDKNLNFLACSGVSSQQSSSEARNKDCPNLPASETHKQTAKALVSLRKSKKKEDLSLASQSSEKLAWSGIATTLEFVGEKTLQQVEPSNKVKNPLVENQSIPDDKHKPKDSAISKESQLCYEFGSSWSDPCLDFAFKTLTGELPIEETFALSGRFGNQSRVPYNQAKDHIKPSGSVVPTIFPNEIPCHSEQLKKNNVVHLLPGNNVSFPTFSGLSSQQLTSEARNREYKTKVSLRK; encoded by the exons ATGCCTATTGCTAGTTCAGGGTGCAACTCTGAATGGAAGAACAAAGGGAAGCATTCTTTCAAAATG GTTGCCTGTGAGAGTGAATTACCAGACGGAATACCTCCAGGATGGATAATAGAAATGAGGACGAGTAAATCTGGGAACAAGATTAGAAATGATCGG TACTACATAGATCCAAACAGTGGTTACATATTATCTTCAAAAAAAGATGTTATGCGATATCTGGAAAATGGGGATATCAGTAACTGTGCTACCAGGCCAAAGAAAATGGAGAGTGATAAGCTCCAATTGATTAAGAATGAAATCCAA TCATTatctcaaaataataagttgtcCGAACACATTGAGACAGAACAACTTTTAGCTCCTGGAGAATCAGATTCAG GTGGCGAAAGCTCGAGTACAAAAAGTCCGGAAGCACCAGATTCTAAGATCTCTGAACTAAAGGAAGATAACAGTGCTCGTACTCTTGAAAACAATGAATCGTGTGAAAATTCCAATGAGGATGCAGAAATGAAAATTGGCACTGAACCAACTGAAGAAAATGAATCACGTGAAAATTCAGGTAAGGATGCTGAAATGAAAGTTGACATTGAACCATCTGAAGACGTGAAATCAACTGATCAAGCATTAGCTAAAACTGATTCTGAGACCCACCAGAAGCTTCCTTTGAGTGGaatagaaaaacaagaagatgaaAGTGGAATCgaaaaacaagaagatgaaACTCCGGTGAGCTCAAGAAAATCCAAGAAAAGAAAGGGTCTAATCTTGCCATCGCGAGTGTCAAAAAGGCTTGCAGGGTGCAAACCCGAGATTCAGTTCGACATGATTCCAAGCAAACGACCACTTAGAGTTGCTGCTAAGAGATCCCCCAGCAGTGAAGTTAAGACATTACCGAGTTCTTCTCTTGAAACTGTAGCTGATATTCCTTTGTCTTCCTGTGTACCATCCTCAAAAGAGGTTACAACACTTCCAATTGTAGCCAATGAAACCCCTCGAGAAATCGAGCCActgaaaaatgttgaaaaacCTCTAATAGAAAAGGAGGCTATTTGGGTTGAGAAGCAAGCGTACGACAATATAAGATCACAAGAGTCGCAACTTTGCTTTGGATTTGGGAACTCTTGGCCTGATCCATGTCTAGAATTTGCATTCAAGACTCTTACAGAGGAAATACCTTATGAAGAAACGCTGGCATTTTCGGGTTGCTTCAGAGATCTGTCCGGCATACCATACAATCAATCAAATGAATTCTCCAAACCGTCGGATTCCGATGTCCTTGGTGTCTTTCAAAGTGAAATTCCTCCCCATTTAGAACCACTGAAACATAAAGGGGCTCTTGATCTGTCGCCAGATAAAAATCTCAACTTCCTGGCTTGTAGTGGCGTAAGTTCTCAACAATCTAGTTCTGAGGCAAGGAACAAGGATTGCCCAAACCTTCCAGCGAGTGAGACACATAAACAAACTGCTAAAGCCCTAGTGAGCTTAAGAAAATCCAAGAAAAAGGAGGATCTAAGTTTGGCCTCACAATCATCAGAAAAGCTCGCCTGGAGTGGTATCGCTACGACGCTTGAATTTGTAGGTGAGAAAACACTTCAACAAGTCGAGCCATCGAACAAAGTAAAAAACCCTCTGGTAGAAAACCAGTCTATCCCAGATGATAAGCATAAACCAAAGGACAGTGCGATATCTAAAGAATCACAACTCTGCTATGAATTCGGGAGCTCTTGGTCTGATCCATGCCTAGATTTCGCATTTAAGACTCTTACAGGTGAACTTCCTATTGAGGAAACTTTTGCACTTTCAGGTCGCTTTGGAAATCAGTCCAGGGTACCTTACAATCAAGCTAAAGATCACATTAAACCATCAGGATCTGTTGTACCAACCATTTTCCCGAATGAAATTCCTTGCCATTCGGAACAATTGAAGAAAAACAACGTAGTTCATCTGTTACCAGGTAATAATGTAAGCTTCCCGACTTTTAGTGGCTTGAGTTCTCAACAATTAACCTCAGAAGCGAGGAACAGGGAGTACAAGACAAAGGTTAGTCTTAGAAAATAG